The following are encoded together in the Arcticibacterium luteifluviistationis genome:
- a CDS encoding FUSC family protein — MKEKELSDLTDEELLLEAKKAKPSAITNALLIGFLIGIIAYSIMVNSVGLFTLIPLFFIYKLVNGPKDTKELERLMKERNLKNPQ; from the coding sequence ATGAAAGAGAAAGAACTATCAGATTTAACAGACGAAGAATTGTTACTAGAAGCAAAGAAGGCGAAACCTTCAGCTATCACCAACGCTCTACTAATTGGTTTTTTGATTGGTATTATAGCCTATAGCATTATGGTGAATAGCGTTGGACTTTTCACATTAATCCCGCTGTTTTTTATTTATAAGCTAGTGAATGGCCCTAAAGACACCAAAGAGTTAGAAAGACTAATGAAAGAAAGGAATTTGAAAAATCCTCAATGA
- a CDS encoding patatin-like phospholipase family protein, whose amino-acid sequence MRKSYFFAFFLILGLSYGFGQSERPKIGLTLSGGGAKGLAHIGILKAIDSAGVKIDYITGTSMGAVVGSLYAIGYSGKQIEKLARNIDWGLLLSNEMALKSLAMEEKGEYGKYAIELPIIKRKLSLPIGVLQGQELWFKFAELYKPVRGISDFASFSIPFKCVATDIITGKAVVFDSGDISTAVRASMAIPSAFTPVDLDGMKLVDGGMLRNFPVRDVKEMGADIVIGSSLSSGLYSRERLNNVIDILLQLAFFKENDDFLEEVPLCDYYVEQTLEGYSMASFGDSETIIDLGIEKGESIFPEIKHLADSLDAIYGKQIFVEDRLPKNDSVLINSHSIIGLESTTETFFIHAIKFGDGKYYTEAAISDLIRKVYGTRYYSSINFKIIKHEDNTNEVVFRVVENPLTYAKLGLHYNDFSGISALLNFTTRDFFTKYSRSLVTYNIGENLRLLGEHMQYFGLQKNVALIARLQVENFKFNTYTDLSRTGQYKQFYTVGELKGQYAGNRDWTGGIGIRQEYIRFKPLVESRLEASGKNTFLTSFAFLKFNTFDRPIYPNKGLKLEAELGSVFNQKPDIEFLEDGVPITDLSTLGIDYENYQRLSIMLDAYQPIAPKWTFNVVFQAGLNFNYSQNLVNNFQVGGLTRTFRNQITFAGYNEGVISTASVATLGLGVNCSLFKNGYLTFKSNGLVSNFTSREKYLRFDTWLTGHAVSFAYLTPIGALEFSIMYGDQSNDLGTYVNFGIPF is encoded by the coding sequence ATGAGAAAAAGTTATTTTTTCGCTTTCTTCCTGATTTTGGGCTTGTCTTATGGTTTTGGTCAATCTGAACGTCCTAAAATTGGGCTTACGCTGAGTGGAGGTGGGGCAAAAGGGCTTGCTCATATTGGTATTTTAAAAGCGATTGACTCGGCAGGAGTAAAGATAGATTATATCACAGGTACCAGTATGGGTGCAGTGGTGGGTTCATTATATGCCATAGGGTACTCAGGAAAACAAATTGAGAAACTTGCCCGAAATATAGATTGGGGATTATTGCTCAGTAATGAAATGGCTCTAAAATCTCTAGCAATGGAGGAGAAAGGAGAATACGGAAAGTATGCTATAGAGTTACCTATCATCAAAAGAAAACTGTCCTTACCCATAGGCGTTTTACAGGGGCAGGAACTCTGGTTTAAATTTGCAGAACTTTATAAACCAGTACGAGGCATTTCTGATTTCGCTAGTTTTTCTATTCCATTTAAATGTGTAGCCACCGATATTATTACGGGTAAAGCTGTGGTGTTTGACTCTGGTGATATTTCCACGGCTGTACGAGCAAGTATGGCCATTCCATCGGCATTTACACCAGTAGACCTTGACGGAATGAAACTGGTAGATGGTGGTATGCTCCGGAACTTTCCCGTACGAGACGTGAAAGAAATGGGAGCCGATATTGTGATTGGGAGTAGTCTTAGCTCAGGTTTGTACTCCAGAGAAAGGCTTAATAACGTCATTGATATTTTATTACAATTAGCTTTTTTTAAAGAAAATGATGATTTCTTGGAGGAGGTTCCTTTATGCGATTATTATGTTGAGCAAACCTTGGAAGGCTATTCTATGGCTAGTTTTGGTGATTCAGAAACCATAATTGACCTTGGTATAGAAAAAGGGGAGTCCATTTTTCCAGAAATTAAACATTTGGCAGACTCCTTGGATGCCATTTATGGTAAACAAATATTTGTAGAAGACCGCCTACCTAAAAATGACTCTGTTTTAATCAACAGCCATTCTATTATAGGATTGGAAAGCACTACCGAAACCTTTTTTATTCATGCCATTAAGTTTGGTGACGGAAAGTATTATACGGAAGCCGCCATTTCAGATTTGATTCGTAAAGTTTACGGAACTCGGTACTATAGCTCTATAAACTTTAAAATCATAAAGCATGAAGATAACACAAATGAGGTTGTTTTTAGGGTAGTAGAAAACCCACTTACCTATGCTAAATTAGGTTTGCACTATAATGACTTTTCGGGAATCAGTGCTTTACTGAATTTTACAACCCGTGATTTCTTCACAAAGTATTCTCGCTCCTTAGTCACTTATAATATTGGTGAAAACCTACGTCTTCTTGGAGAGCACATGCAGTATTTTGGTTTACAAAAAAACGTGGCATTAATAGCTCGGCTACAAGTAGAAAACTTTAAATTCAATACCTATACCGATTTAAGTAGAACAGGTCAATACAAGCAGTTTTACACAGTAGGAGAATTAAAAGGACAGTATGCTGGAAATCGTGATTGGACAGGAGGAATAGGAATTAGGCAAGAATATATCCGATTTAAACCTTTGGTAGAGTCACGCTTAGAAGCCAGTGGGAAAAACACATTTCTGACTTCTTTTGCATTTTTAAAATTCAACACTTTTGATAGACCAATTTACCCAAACAAAGGACTGAAATTAGAAGCGGAACTCGGTAGCGTTTTTAATCAAAAGCCAGATATTGAATTTCTGGAAGATGGCGTACCAATTACCGACCTGAGTACCTTAGGAATAGACTATGAAAACTATCAAAGGTTGAGCATAATGCTGGACGCTTATCAACCCATTGCCCCTAAATGGACTTTTAACGTTGTTTTTCAAGCGGGTTTAAATTTTAACTATAGTCAAAACCTAGTCAATAATTTTCAGGTAGGCGGCTTGACGCGAACCTTTAGAAATCAAATCACTTTTGCTGGTTATAATGAGGGTGTAATAAGTACCGCAAGTGTGGCTACTTTGGGACTTGGAGTAAACTGCAGCCTTTTTAAAAATGGCTATTTAACGTTTAAAAGCAATGGCTTGGTAAGCAACTTTACCAGTAGAGAAAAATACCTTCGGTTTGACACATGGCTTACAGGTCATGCCGTTAGTTTTGCTTATTTGACACCCATAGGTGCTTTAGAGTTTAGTATAATGTACGGCGACCAATCTAATGATTTAGGCACTTACGTGAATTTTGGCATACCTTTTTAA
- a CDS encoding SdiA-regulated domain-containing protein, with protein sequence MIINISKISLCILMMSCNTEIQEKGSEYDFGDYKKIVLPNILEEVSGISIDAGFIYAVQDEKGSVFKVSEEGEILQEVPFAKAGDYEEIVRANSLTYILRSDGMILSFESNENLTKTDELPKGEYETMFLEPASQRLNILCKACKKESDEYTIKGFSFDVNDLNEKPEEFEFKLPKEKQFKKAFAASAAAQNPITEDIYIISAIRSQLLIFDKSHTFKKSVPLRKKMFPQPEGITFDPDGNLYISNEGGESSKPNIIRFNRID encoded by the coding sequence ATGATAATTAATATTTCAAAAATTTCATTGTGTATTCTGATGATGTCTTGTAACACTGAAATTCAAGAAAAGGGCAGTGAATATGATTTTGGAGACTATAAGAAAATCGTCTTACCTAACATCTTAGAGGAGGTTTCAGGAATATCGATAGATGCTGGGTTCATATATGCAGTGCAGGATGAAAAGGGGAGCGTTTTCAAAGTGAGTGAAGAAGGAGAAATACTACAGGAAGTTCCATTTGCGAAAGCAGGCGATTATGAAGAAATAGTTAGGGCAAATAGCTTGACTTATATTTTAAGAAGTGATGGTATGATTTTGAGTTTTGAATCAAATGAAAATCTTACTAAAACAGACGAACTCCCAAAAGGAGAGTATGAAACTATGTTTTTAGAGCCAGCTTCACAGCGTTTAAATATACTTTGCAAAGCATGTAAAAAAGAGTCTGACGAATATACCATTAAAGGTTTCTCTTTTGATGTCAATGATTTGAACGAAAAACCAGAGGAATTTGAGTTTAAATTACCAAAAGAGAAGCAATTCAAAAAGGCTTTTGCTGCTTCTGCGGCGGCTCAAAACCCTATTACAGAAGACATTTATATTATATCCGCTATTCGAAGTCAATTATTGATTTTTGATAAATCCCATACATTTAAAAAGAGTGTTCCGCTTAGGAAAAAAATGTTTCCGCAGCCTGAAGGTATTACGTTTGACCCAGATGGAAACCTGTATATATCTAACGAAGGAGGCGAGAGCAGCAAGCCAAACATAATTAGATTTAATAGAATAGATTAA
- a CDS encoding SDR family NAD(P)-dependent oxidoreductase — translation MSKSILITGSTDGIGKLAAIKLAKDGHQLYLHGRSEEKLDKVISEIKTLSNNENIKGFVADFSDLADVKKMAAEVKEDISKLDILINNAGIFTSPILKTKDGLDIRFAVNYFAPFILTKALLPLLQKGSTPRIINLSSAAQAPVSLDALSGQGEIPAQSSYAQSKLALTMWSFDLAKNEPGIEVVAVNPGSLLNTNMVREAYGKHWSSADKGANILYDLAISTEYEGASGKYFDNDKGEVKGTFGDAHPDAYNQNAIKRLIEVTESIM, via the coding sequence ATGAGTAAATCAATTTTAATCACAGGAAGCACAGATGGTATAGGAAAACTTGCCGCTATTAAATTGGCAAAAGACGGTCATCAGCTTTATCTACATGGAAGAAGTGAGGAAAAGCTTGATAAGGTTATTTCCGAAATCAAAACACTAAGTAATAATGAAAACATTAAGGGTTTTGTAGCAGATTTCTCTGATTTGGCTGATGTTAAAAAAATGGCTGCCGAAGTGAAAGAAGACATCTCAAAACTAGATATCCTCATCAACAATGCAGGCATTTTCACTAGTCCAATTCTGAAAACCAAAGATGGTTTAGATATTCGCTTTGCGGTCAATTACTTTGCTCCCTTTATTTTGACAAAGGCTTTACTTCCCTTACTTCAAAAAGGTTCCACGCCACGTATTATCAATTTGAGTTCGGCAGCACAAGCTCCCGTTTCTTTAGACGCACTTTCTGGGCAAGGTGAAATTCCTGCTCAAAGTTCTTATGCACAAAGTAAACTTGCCCTCACCATGTGGAGTTTCGATTTGGCGAAAAACGAGCCTGGCATTGAGGTAGTTGCCGTAAATCCAGGTTCTTTACTAAACACAAATATGGTAAGAGAAGCCTATGGTAAACATTGGTCATCTGCCGACAAAGGTGCCAACATCTTATACGACTTAGCCATATCTACCGAATATGAAGGAGCATCAGGTAAATACTTTGACAATGATAAGGGAGAAGTAAAAGGAACTTTCGGAGATGCACACCCAGATGCTTATAATCAAAATGCCATCAAAAGACTGATAGAAGTTACGGAATCTATAATGTAA
- a CDS encoding VOC family protein produces MATVNTYLYFNGDCEEAFDFYKSVFNKEFKFIGRYKDVPEPARQNFPHCKDQHIMHVGLPISEETILMGADIINVESEENDAPKYFSLYLNTESKEEADRLFDSFAKEGEVKLPISEQFWGSYYGICLDKFGINWKISFSLETT; encoded by the coding sequence ATGGCAACAGTTAACACTTATTTATACTTCAATGGCGATTGCGAAGAAGCATTTGATTTTTATAAATCTGTTTTTAATAAAGAATTCAAATTCATTGGACGATATAAAGATGTCCCTGAGCCTGCAAGGCAGAATTTCCCTCATTGCAAAGACCAACATATCATGCATGTAGGGTTACCTATAAGTGAGGAAACTATCTTAATGGGTGCCGACATTATTAATGTGGAATCCGAAGAAAACGATGCTCCAAAATATTTCTCGCTTTATTTAAATACGGAGAGTAAAGAGGAAGCGGATAGGCTCTTTGATTCATTCGCCAAAGAGGGAGAAGTAAAACTTCCTATTTCTGAGCAATTTTGGGGTTCATATTATGGAATCTGTTTAGATAAATTTGGCATTAACTGGAAAATCAGTTTTAGCTTAGAAACTACTTAA
- a CDS encoding CatB-related O-acetyltransferase, with protein MTGPNKDGKFPLDNYDRLCFLKNVVKNPNIIIGDYTYYDDFENVENFEKNVKYHFDFVDDKLIIGKFCMIASDVKFIMNGANHLTDALTTYPFAIFGNGWENAMEGKSYPKKGNINIGNDVWIGYNATIMAGVSIGDGAIIATNSTVVKDVEPYTIVGGNPAVEIKKRFSDSVIDKLLDLQWWNWDIEKISKNVQNLTDKNIEKLIE; from the coding sequence ATGACCGGACCTAATAAAGACGGCAAGTTTCCTCTTGATAATTACGACAGACTCTGTTTTTTAAAGAATGTGGTAAAGAATCCTAATATCATTATTGGCGACTATACCTATTACGACGACTTTGAGAATGTTGAAAATTTTGAAAAGAACGTAAAATATCACTTTGACTTTGTTGACGACAAATTAATAATTGGAAAGTTTTGCATGATTGCTTCTGACGTGAAATTCATCATGAATGGAGCAAATCACCTGACAGATGCCTTAACCACTTATCCGTTTGCCATTTTTGGGAATGGTTGGGAAAATGCAATGGAAGGAAAATCTTACCCTAAAAAGGGTAACATCAATATCGGAAATGATGTTTGGATAGGTTATAACGCAACCATAATGGCAGGAGTAAGTATTGGAGATGGAGCTATCATAGCTACAAACTCAACGGTGGTTAAAGACGTAGAACCTTATACTATTGTTGGTGGAAACCCGGCAGTAGAAATCAAGAAACGTTTTTCTGACTCAGTTATTGATAAGCTTTTAGACTTACAATGGTGGAATTGGGATATAGAAAAAATAAGCAAAAATGTTCAAAACCTAACGGATAAGAATATTGAAAAACTAATAGAATGA
- a CDS encoding nucleoside hydrolase translates to MNIYLPILAFLFLSSCNENVTSEVSNIKVILDTDMGSDCDDVGALAMLNEYKNQGKAEIKGVIYSSGVMPYGAGVIDAINRYYGNDKIPIGASYDSLVGDPIDKMQAEKLSKDTAAFKNKIIKNTDAIEQTQLIRSILTNQPDNSIVYITIGHTKGLYDLLVSKPDTISRLSGMELANKKIKKWVALGALKASNQEKRYVKDWNFFSNGTAKYSKFVVENFPKPIYFIDAGSDIMTGKSLANTPNGNIVRTAYRDWLWNVEKKLLEDQRPSWDLMTVYFAVEKPEKHFETIENGYLEFDIEKGCRWNKTDSLTNQYFVLQKQGYQDEISNYLNKMISKRGMEE, encoded by the coding sequence ATGAATATCTATTTACCCATCCTTGCATTTTTATTCTTAAGCTCCTGTAATGAAAACGTCACTTCAGAAGTGAGTAATATAAAAGTTATACTTGATACCGATATGGGTTCGGATTGTGATGATGTTGGGGCATTGGCAATGCTTAATGAATACAAAAATCAAGGGAAAGCTGAAATAAAAGGAGTTATATATAGCTCTGGTGTTATGCCATATGGAGCTGGTGTTATAGATGCTATCAATAGATATTATGGCAATGACAAAATCCCTATAGGTGCAAGCTATGACAGCTTGGTGGGAGACCCTATTGACAAAATGCAGGCAGAGAAACTTTCAAAAGATACAGCCGCTTTTAAAAACAAAATTATTAAGAACACTGATGCTATTGAACAAACCCAATTGATCAGGAGTATTTTAACAAATCAACCTGACAACAGCATTGTCTATATAACTATTGGACATACTAAAGGGCTTTATGATTTATTAGTTTCAAAACCTGATACTATATCTCGATTATCTGGGATGGAATTAGCCAATAAGAAAATAAAGAAATGGGTTGCATTGGGAGCATTAAAAGCCTCAAATCAGGAAAAACGCTATGTGAAAGATTGGAATTTCTTTTCTAATGGTACGGCTAAGTATAGCAAATTTGTTGTTGAAAACTTCCCGAAACCAATCTATTTCATTGACGCAGGTTCTGATATAATGACAGGTAAATCATTAGCTAATACACCTAATGGCAATATTGTAAGAACCGCATATAGAGATTGGTTGTGGAATGTTGAAAAGAAATTATTGGAAGACCAAAGACCAAGTTGGGATTTGATGACAGTCTATTTTGCGGTGGAAAAACCGGAAAAACATTTTGAAACTATTGAAAACGGCTATTTGGAATTTGATATCGAAAAAGGTTGTCGGTGGAATAAAACCGATTCACTAACAAATCAATATTTTGTGCTTCAGAAGCAGGGATATCAAGATGAAATATCAAACTATCTAAACAAAATGATTTCTAAACGGGGTATGGAAGAATAG
- a CDS encoding metallophosphoesterase has protein sequence MKRKFTLLFSITFLLLSSCANYKTKYASTAENWELELADSTSAIAHSMYLIGDAGYSAEEKPAPAVLYLKKTLAAESANSSVIFLGDNIYQSGMPPKANEKERAEAEFRIEAQLSTIDDFAGYPLFLPGNHDWRGWGVDGLKRQEKYVQKYINKKRGVKDKDDYENYFLPSGGCSGPEVVELNDDVVILAIDSQWWLTDWNKVNEINDGCELKNREHFIFEFENIARKYRNKRVVIAMHHPLYTYGPHGGRFTAKEHLFPLTELNPNLYIPLPGLGSLSALVRGTIGSRQDVVNKNYIALKKALLAGAGKNGSFIFASGHEHNLQYIENAGQKFIVSGSGSKKSPVGKGKGSLFSSSRAGFSKLDFYKNGETWVTFYEVAENGEKATVIYRKLVKGVEESEEEEQTSVEYKGLKESTLQYVTTKEAAEVGPLHGVILGKHNRELFQKEYTFRTFDLSKEKGGLEPVKLGGGNQTNSLRLIADDDKQYVLRGLAKDVTRFLPAPFNELKAAQFVVEDNFMSTNPFAPLAIPILADAIQVYHTNPTLVYVPAQAKLGDFNEVVGETMNLFEERPNGKQWEDAPFFGNADKILNTKEVLEEILEENDSKVDESWMLRTRLFDFLIGDWDRHDDQWAWAVKKMDDGKKRIRPIPKDRDQAFSLYDGLVTEIAKQTMPFLRQLQSFEPDVKNVKWTTWSARLVDRTFLNGLDWNDWEEQIQFIQENLSDEIIDKAFDSWPEAAQKAVADELKFNVKSRRDNLENIAREHYEFVSSAVNVIGTDEREHFVIDRKDDETVQVIAFHISKKGNEKEQIYDRTFKSAITKEINIYGNDDDDEFTFIGPGKGKTKVRVIGGTGKDVFNQEGDIPQSQKKSLIYDDEGKKNKVKTQANFKDKRTDNYLFNIYDRRSNDSNYDMFTPFPIVGYNGDEGFSIGASASLVKYGFKKKPYASLQKFNASLSFSTNALRLGYEGDFVDVFRPIDLFVKAHYNGPGFALNYAGIGNDTRRVQSDLDFYRVFQESAGLHIGFKKRLLADAGSFTIGPFIQTSKIKQIEGSYLTGNTASETENVFRTMAFAGAKAALNFDNIENAQFPTNGVKFNTDVTYSEQFETSKNYTAFSVDLALYKALDTKERIVLATQASTSHVFGKGYEFFQLASIGGLNGLRGYRRERFYGENAFRHTTDLRLKLSRKQFLLSYGLYGSFDYGKVWDERTDENWHYSYGGGLWFSPMNLMLINVGIFVPKETFEESHRFTLGVGFDF, from the coding sequence ATGAAGAGAAAATTTACATTACTGTTTTCTATTACCTTTTTACTTTTATCATCCTGTGCAAACTATAAAACCAAATACGCGAGCACGGCAGAAAACTGGGAGTTAGAATTGGCAGATTCGACGAGTGCTATAGCTCATTCCATGTACTTGATTGGAGATGCAGGTTATAGTGCAGAAGAAAAGCCTGCCCCTGCAGTATTATACCTAAAAAAAACGCTTGCAGCGGAATCAGCAAACAGCTCTGTTATTTTTTTAGGAGATAATATTTATCAAAGTGGCATGCCGCCAAAAGCCAATGAAAAAGAACGAGCCGAAGCTGAGTTTAGAATAGAAGCCCAACTGAGCACTATTGATGACTTTGCTGGTTATCCGCTGTTTTTACCTGGAAATCACGACTGGCGTGGTTGGGGTGTGGATGGACTAAAAAGGCAAGAAAAGTACGTACAAAAATACATCAACAAAAAACGAGGAGTTAAAGACAAGGATGATTATGAAAACTACTTTTTGCCTTCAGGTGGTTGTTCTGGTCCAGAAGTAGTAGAGCTTAACGACGATGTAGTTATTCTGGCTATTGACTCACAGTGGTGGCTTACAGATTGGAATAAAGTTAATGAGATAAATGATGGCTGCGAATTAAAAAACAGAGAGCATTTTATATTTGAGTTTGAAAATATTGCACGGAAATACCGTAACAAAAGAGTGGTCATTGCGATGCACCATCCACTTTATACCTATGGGCCACATGGCGGTAGGTTTACGGCCAAAGAGCACCTTTTCCCTTTAACAGAACTTAATCCTAATCTTTATATTCCGCTTCCTGGTTTGGGGAGTTTAAGTGCTTTGGTTAGAGGTACTATTGGCTCTAGACAAGATGTGGTAAATAAGAATTACATAGCTCTAAAGAAGGCTTTGCTGGCAGGAGCAGGAAAAAACGGTAGTTTCATTTTTGCAAGTGGGCATGAGCATAACTTACAGTATATAGAAAATGCTGGCCAAAAGTTTATTGTGAGTGGAAGTGGTTCTAAAAAAAGCCCCGTAGGAAAAGGGAAAGGTTCTTTGTTTTCCAGTTCAAGAGCAGGGTTTAGTAAGCTTGATTTCTATAAAAATGGTGAAACTTGGGTGACTTTTTATGAAGTCGCTGAAAATGGAGAAAAGGCAACGGTCATTTACCGTAAGCTAGTAAAAGGAGTAGAAGAAAGTGAGGAGGAAGAGCAAACTTCTGTAGAGTACAAGGGTTTAAAGGAAAGCACTCTGCAGTATGTCACTACCAAAGAAGCTGCGGAAGTGGGGCCTTTACATGGTGTGATTTTAGGGAAACATAATCGTGAGCTTTTTCAAAAAGAATATACATTTAGAACCTTTGATTTAAGTAAGGAAAAGGGTGGCTTAGAGCCTGTGAAGTTAGGCGGAGGAAATCAAACCAATTCGCTGCGTTTAATAGCTGATGACGACAAACAGTATGTTTTAAGAGGTTTGGCTAAAGACGTTACTCGTTTTCTTCCAGCTCCATTTAATGAACTAAAGGCAGCTCAGTTTGTGGTAGAAGATAATTTTATGTCTACCAATCCTTTTGCACCATTGGCCATTCCTATTTTAGCGGATGCCATCCAAGTATATCATACCAATCCTACTTTAGTTTATGTTCCGGCACAGGCGAAGCTAGGAGACTTTAACGAGGTGGTGGGAGAAACCATGAACCTTTTTGAGGAACGTCCAAATGGAAAGCAATGGGAAGATGCTCCATTTTTTGGCAATGCAGATAAGATTTTAAATACCAAAGAGGTACTGGAAGAAATATTAGAAGAGAACGACAGCAAGGTAGATGAAAGCTGGATGTTAAGAACTCGCCTGTTTGATTTTTTAATAGGTGACTGGGATAGGCATGACGACCAATGGGCTTGGGCTGTTAAAAAAATGGACGACGGGAAAAAACGAATTCGTCCAATTCCTAAAGATAGAGACCAAGCTTTTTCATTATATGATGGTTTGGTTACTGAAATTGCTAAGCAAACAATGCCTTTTTTGAGACAATTGCAAAGCTTTGAACCCGATGTCAAAAATGTAAAGTGGACTACATGGAGTGCAAGGTTGGTAGACCGTACTTTCTTGAATGGTTTAGATTGGAATGATTGGGAAGAACAAATTCAGTTTATTCAGGAAAACCTAAGCGATGAAATCATTGATAAAGCTTTTGATTCTTGGCCAGAAGCGGCACAAAAAGCGGTTGCTGACGAATTGAAGTTTAATGTCAAATCGCGAAGAGACAATCTAGAGAACATTGCTCGTGAACATTATGAGTTTGTTAGCAGTGCGGTAAATGTAATTGGAACTGATGAGCGAGAGCACTTTGTGATTGACAGGAAAGATGATGAGACTGTCCAGGTTATTGCTTTTCATATTAGCAAAAAAGGAAATGAAAAGGAGCAAATTTATGACCGAACCTTTAAGAGTGCTATTACCAAAGAAATTAATATATATGGCAATGACGATGACGACGAGTTTACGTTTATTGGCCCAGGGAAGGGAAAGACAAAGGTTAGGGTAATAGGTGGCACAGGCAAAGATGTTTTTAATCAAGAAGGAGACATTCCTCAGAGTCAAAAGAAATCATTGATTTATGATGATGAAGGCAAAAAGAACAAAGTAAAAACACAGGCTAATTTTAAGGACAAACGTACTGATAATTACCTTTTCAATATTTACGACCGCCGCAGTAACGATAGCAATTATGACATGTTTACGCCATTTCCTATTGTCGGTTATAATGGTGACGAAGGTTTTAGCATAGGGGCTAGTGCCAGTTTGGTAAAATATGGTTTTAAGAAAAAACCTTATGCTTCTTTACAAAAGTTTAATGCCAGTCTTTCTTTTAGTACAAACGCACTGAGACTAGGGTATGAGGGTGATTTTGTGGATGTTTTCAGACCTATTGATTTATTCGTAAAGGCCCATTATAACGGGCCCGGTTTTGCCTTAAATTATGCAGGTATTGGTAATGATACACGCAGAGTACAAAGTGATTTAGACTTTTACAGAGTGTTTCAAGAGTCTGCAGGTTTGCATATAGGTTTTAAGAAAAGGCTTTTGGCCGATGCTGGTTCTTTTACTATTGGACCTTTCATTCAAACATCTAAAATTAAGCAGATAGAGGGGAGCTATTTGACAGGTAATACCGCAAGTGAAACTGAAAATGTATTTAGAACTATGGCATTTGCTGGAGCTAAAGCTGCCCTAAATTTTGACAATATTGAAAATGCCCAATTCCCAACAAATGGAGTGAAATTTAATACTGATGTAACCTATAGCGAACAATTTGAAACCTCAAAAAACTACACAGCCTTCAGTGTTGACTTAGCATTGTATAAAGCCTTAGATACCAAAGAAAGGATAGTTTTGGCCACACAGGCGAGCACATCTCATGTTTTTGGTAAAGGTTATGAGTTTTTCCAGTTGGCATCTATAGGAGGTTTAAATGGGCTTAGAGGGTATCGTCGGGAGAGGTTTTATGGAGAGAACGCTTTTAGGCATACTACTGACCTGCGATTAAAACTTAGTCGCAAGCAATTTCTTCTTTCTTACGGTTTGTATGGCAGTTTTGATTATGGTAAGGTTTGGGATGAAAGAACTGATGAAAACTGGCATTACAGTTATGGTGGTGGTCTTTGGTTTTCTCCTATGAACTTAATGCTTATTAACGTTGGCATTTTTGTTCCAAAAGAAACGTTTGAAGAAAGCCATCGATTTACTTTAGGTGTGGGCTTTGATTTTTAA
- a CDS encoding ribonuclease activity regulator RraA: MENHKMKASTREQLKKTSTPTIASILFKKGLKFQFIQDVRPLSSLHENMVGEAFTLRYIPAREDLNEMSVFRDPKHPQRVAVETCPEGAVLIMDSRKSARAASAGSILITRLMVRGAAGVVTDGGFRDSQIIANLDFPSFHKAPSAPTNLTLNQALDINVPIGCGDVAVFPGDIIVGDADGVMVIPANLADAVAEEAKSMELYEEFVTERVLAGDTIIGLYPMTSEEVAQKFEAWKLAK, from the coding sequence ATGGAAAACCATAAAATGAAAGCTTCAACCAGAGAGCAGCTAAAAAAAACAAGTACGCCAACCATAGCCTCCATTTTATTCAAAAAAGGTTTGAAATTTCAGTTCATTCAAGATGTTAGGCCATTGTCTTCCCTCCATGAAAACATGGTGGGAGAAGCTTTTACTTTAAGATATATTCCGGCCAGAGAGGACTTAAACGAGATGTCAGTTTTTAGAGACCCAAAACATCCACAGCGAGTGGCGGTAGAAACATGTCCAGAAGGTGCAGTACTGATTATGGACAGCAGAAAATCTGCTAGGGCAGCATCAGCTGGTTCCATATTAATTACTAGACTCATGGTGCGTGGAGCGGCTGGCGTGGTAACCGATGGCGGCTTTAGAGATTCACAAATTATTGCCAATTTAGATTTCCCATCCTTCCATAAAGCTCCCTCCGCCCCTACTAATTTGACTTTAAATCAAGCACTTGATATAAATGTCCCTATTGGCTGTGGTGATGTAGCCGTTTTTCCTGGCGACATCATTGTAGGTGATGCTGATGGCGTTATGGTTATTCCAGCAAATTTGGCTGACGCAGTTGCCGAAGAAGCAAAAAGTATGGAATTATATGAGGAATTTGTAACAGAACGAGTCTTAGCTGGAGATACTATTATTGGACTTTATCCAATGACTTCAGAGGAGGTTGCCCAAAAGTTTGAAGCCTGGAAATTAGCTAAATAA